A stretch of the Chitinophaga sp. Cy-1792 genome encodes the following:
- a CDS encoding DUF4843 domain-containing protein, with translation MKNLKYIIPLLLLLVFSCKKSDLKNFDGTSDIYWSNIISTQNSLLNTDSAVFSFAFGSAKVTDTLLKLPVKIMGFAASEDRAFRVKAQDSSTMVAGKHYDALPESFIMHANKIIDTVTIRIHRTPDMLKGELTLYLELLPNENFTASLKTYKKMTATVTKIKASDVIIRPKYWLDAYLGVFSRKKALMLIEIVGVDMAAMNNTAPDITNVAGYGRSLQQYLDEQRVAGNIIYEEDGITEMTMGGSI, from the coding sequence ATGAAAAATTTGAAATATATTATCCCGCTTTTATTACTGCTGGTATTTTCCTGTAAGAAATCTGACCTGAAAAATTTTGATGGAACTTCAGATATCTATTGGAGTAATATTATCAGCACGCAAAATTCTTTATTGAATACCGATTCAGCGGTGTTTTCCTTTGCCTTCGGCTCGGCGAAAGTTACGGATACACTCCTTAAGCTACCTGTAAAAATAATGGGCTTCGCAGCAAGCGAAGATAGGGCCTTCCGCGTGAAAGCACAGGATTCTTCCACCATGGTGGCAGGTAAGCACTATGATGCATTGCCGGAAAGTTTTATCATGCATGCCAATAAGATCATTGATACAGTAACTATCAGGATCCACCGTACTCCGGATATGCTGAAAGGTGAGCTGACACTCTACCTGGAACTCCTGCCTAACGAAAACTTTACGGCTAGTCTGAAGACCTACAAAAAAATGACAGCCACTGTTACGAAGATCAAAGCTTCAGATGTTATAATCCGCCCTAAATATTGGTTGGATGCCTATCTGGGTGTATTCTCACGAAAAAAAGCATTGATGCTGATAGAGATCGTTGGGGTAGATATGGCCGCCATGAATAATACCGCACCGGATATCACCAACGTAGCCGGTTATGGCAGAAGCCTTCAGCAATACCTGGATGAACAGCGTGTAGCCGGTAATATTATTTATGAAGAGGATGGTATTACAGAAATGACCATGGGCGGAAGTATCTAA
- a CDS encoding PKD-like family lipoprotein: MNKRILTVFSLLWILAMTSCYKDKGNYDYINVNKVNISGIDTTYNIVLGVPFRISPTVTGTMPGMDDTSKYSYEWFFAPNIGDAIATGTRYDISKEHDLTQLPGMKVGDYVGHFRATDKATGISSYKAFKLRIVTGVYEGWLLLNDINGKARLDMLSKVDTGWRFMPDVLASVSSHLLLDGKPISVDLITLKSTTIYITTDKGSNKIDPENFDWNETMTLASDMGNKLPSPGFYAARFYRVPSGSMMVGVDSNAYYYYSTNFLNYTSRINFVRTEGKYFAVGGVGYGTSFLAPNVIYDNTNRRFLLQAPGGSACQVMADPGARNFHYQDPTKRLVHIESNSYEGGDIFALLREDKTNINCIAVLNTSGTTTSVSVKLQLYDTITGAPDLNKATAFAVSPIFGSLLYAVDGKVYSYDLYQKAANLVLDLPGKIISSMRIDATSGANFNRRLAVGYCNPDGSNGVFSVYDIPTQNAPLTLYQSWSGFGKIVKATYRFR, translated from the coding sequence ATGAATAAACGCATATTAACCGTTTTCAGCCTGTTGTGGATTTTAGCCATGACCAGCTGTTATAAAGATAAAGGCAATTACGATTACATTAACGTCAACAAGGTCAATATCTCAGGTATTGATACCACTTATAATATTGTCCTGGGCGTGCCTTTCAGGATCAGCCCTACCGTTACTGGCACTATGCCGGGCATGGACGATACCAGCAAGTATTCCTATGAATGGTTCTTTGCGCCAAACATTGGGGATGCCATTGCCACAGGTACCCGATATGATATATCAAAGGAGCATGACCTGACACAATTGCCTGGTATGAAAGTCGGTGATTATGTGGGCCACTTCAGAGCTACGGATAAAGCCACCGGTATCAGCAGCTACAAAGCATTCAAACTCAGAATTGTAACGGGTGTATACGAAGGATGGCTGCTCCTGAATGATATCAATGGTAAAGCCAGGCTGGACATGCTCTCAAAAGTAGATACCGGCTGGCGCTTCATGCCCGATGTGCTGGCAAGTGTAAGCTCACACCTGTTATTGGATGGCAAACCGATATCAGTAGATCTGATAACATTAAAAAGTACTACGATCTATATAACCACTGATAAAGGCAGTAATAAAATCGATCCGGAAAATTTTGACTGGAATGAAACCATGACGCTGGCTTCAGATATGGGGAATAAATTGCCATCCCCGGGTTTCTATGCGGCCAGGTTCTACCGGGTGCCAAGTGGTAGTATGATGGTGGGTGTAGACAGTAATGCCTATTATTACTATAGTACCAACTTCCTCAACTATACCTCCAGGATTAATTTCGTGCGTACCGAAGGAAAGTATTTTGCAGTAGGCGGCGTCGGTTATGGAACATCCTTTCTTGCACCAAATGTAATTTACGACAATACAAATCGCAGATTCCTCCTGCAAGCCCCCGGTGGATCTGCCTGCCAGGTGATGGCCGACCCGGGCGCCAGGAATTTTCATTACCAGGATCCCACAAAGCGCCTGGTTCATATAGAAAGTAATAGTTACGAAGGAGGCGACATCTTTGCCCTGTTAAGGGAAGATAAAACCAACATCAATTGCATTGCTGTCTTGAATACCTCCGGAACCACTACTTCCGTGAGCGTAAAACTGCAACTCTATGATACCATTACAGGCGCTCCCGATTTAAACAAGGCCACTGCCTTCGCGGTCAGCCCTATATTTGGAAGTCTGTTGTATGCTGTAGACGGAAAAGTCTATTCCTACGACCTCTATCAGAAAGCGGCAAATCTTGTACTGGACCTGCCTGGGAAAATCATCTCCAGTATGAGAATAGATGCTACCTCCGGCGCTAATTTCAACAGGAGACTGGCGGTGGGTTATTGCAACCCGGACGGTTCCAATGGTGTATTCAGTGTGTATGACATCCCAACGCAGAATGCACCGCTGACATTATATCAAAGCTGGAGTGGCTTTGGTAAAATAGTAAAGGCAACCTATCGGTTCAGATAA
- the dcd gene encoding dCTP deaminase has protein sequence MILSDKRILEEIEKGTIVISPYDRKYLGTNSYDVHLGKYLATYKNRVLDARQHNEIEHFEIPAEGYVLQPGTLYLGVTEEYTETHAHVPFLEGKSSTGRLGIDIHATAGKGDVGFCNTWTLEISCAQPVRVYAGMPIGQLIYFVVEGDVETFYNKKGNAKYNGRTVRPVESMMWKNEF, from the coding sequence ATGATTTTGTCAGATAAACGCATATTGGAGGAAATAGAGAAAGGCACGATCGTGATCTCCCCTTATGACCGGAAATACCTTGGTACCAACTCCTATGACGTACACCTGGGCAAGTATCTGGCCACCTATAAAAATCGTGTACTGGACGCACGTCAGCACAATGAGATCGAGCATTTCGAAATTCCTGCAGAGGGTTATGTGCTGCAACCAGGCACTTTATACCTGGGCGTAACGGAAGAATATACCGAAACGCATGCACATGTGCCGTTCCTGGAAGGTAAATCCAGCACAGGCCGTCTGGGCATCGATATCCACGCCACTGCCGGTAAAGGCGATGTGGGCTTCTGCAACACCTGGACGCTGGAAATCTCCTGTGCACAACCGGTACGTGTATACGCAGGTATGCCTATCGGGCAGCTGATTTATTTTGTTGTGGAAGGAGATGTTGAAACCTTCTATAATAAGAAAGGCAATGCGAAATACAACGGCCGCACTGTTCGTCCTGTGGAGAGCATGATGTGGAAAAACGAATTCTAA
- a CDS encoding 4'-phosphopantetheinyl transferase superfamily protein translates to MPLIRTIQIDPETRLGLWKISEQEDYFRDKITISRAIHHPHKRLQHYAGRLLLITLFPDFPIDEVVVGDTRKPVLQCGSFHFSISHCGDYAAAIVSRSGAVGIDIEGVQPKIGKVAHKFLSPAEQAFIDPVNTLKHQTICWSAKEALFKWYGLGSVDFRENMRLHPFPFMPAGFITADFVKPDTNTRLYLQYILEDDLCLAWTHPVKESN, encoded by the coding sequence ATGCCATTAATACGTACCATACAAATTGATCCGGAGACCCGATTAGGGTTGTGGAAAATTAGTGAACAAGAAGACTATTTTCGGGACAAAATTACCATCAGCAGGGCTATTCACCATCCGCACAAACGTTTGCAACACTATGCCGGCAGGCTTTTATTAATTACCCTGTTCCCGGATTTTCCGATCGATGAAGTGGTAGTGGGAGATACCCGTAAGCCCGTTTTGCAATGCGGCAGCTTCCATTTTTCTATCTCCCATTGTGGCGATTATGCCGCCGCCATCGTGAGCAGAAGCGGTGCCGTAGGCATTGATATTGAAGGCGTACAACCTAAAATCGGTAAGGTTGCCCACAAATTCCTATCTCCCGCCGAACAGGCATTTATCGATCCGGTAAATACCCTGAAACACCAGACCATCTGCTGGAGCGCCAAAGAAGCACTGTTTAAATGGTATGGCCTCGGTAGCGTCGACTTCAGGGAAAATATGCGCCTGCATCCATTTCCTTTTATGCCGGCCGGATTTATCACCGCCGATTTTGTGAAGCCAGATACAAATACGCGACTATATTTGCAGTATATATTGGAAGACGACCTGTGCCTTGCATGGACCCATCCGGTAAAAGAGTCAAACTAA
- a CDS encoding shikimate kinase, whose product MKIYLLGFMGAGKSYWGKQLADHWNLPYYDLDEVIVETEEMAISDIFATKGEDYFRERESMLLRELSKQDNVLISCGGGTPCFQDNMDFMNEKGITVWINPSVEVMVERLSRKKAKRPLIQDLEDEDLVDFVEKKLAERLQFYQQSRHIIASDNITLETFTKNIDHA is encoded by the coding sequence ATGAAGATATATTTACTTGGATTTATGGGCGCCGGAAAATCCTACTGGGGTAAACAACTGGCCGACCATTGGAACTTACCCTATTACGACCTGGACGAAGTAATCGTGGAAACAGAAGAAATGGCCATCAGCGACATTTTTGCGACCAAAGGGGAAGATTATTTCCGCGAAAGAGAAAGCATGCTCCTGCGGGAGCTGTCCAAACAGGATAATGTCCTGATCTCCTGCGGCGGCGGTACTCCCTGCTTCCAGGATAATATGGACTTCATGAATGAAAAAGGTATTACCGTATGGATAAATCCTTCCGTGGAAGTAATGGTGGAAAGACTTTCCAGAAAGAAAGCCAAACGCCCGCTGATCCAGGACCTGGAAGATGAAGACCTGGTTGATTTTGTAGAGAAAAAGCTGGCAGAACGCCTGCAGTTCTATCAGCAATCCAGGCATATCATCGCTTCCGATAATATTACGCTGGAAACATTTACCAAAAACATAGACCATGCATAA
- a CDS encoding DUF423 domain-containing protein produces the protein MHKSFLVWAAALGALAVILGAFGAHKLKELVPPESVSTFQTGVTYQFYHVFALIATGILFAYAPGSQMLWAGRCFIIGTFLFSGSLYLLTAMKATQTVGLNGIGIITPIGGVFFIVGWVLLLLSVLKIKA, from the coding sequence ATGCATAAGAGTTTTTTAGTTTGGGCAGCAGCTTTGGGAGCGCTCGCAGTGATATTAGGTGCCTTCGGCGCCCATAAACTGAAAGAGCTGGTACCTCCTGAATCTGTAAGTACTTTTCAGACAGGTGTTACGTATCAGTTTTATCACGTTTTTGCATTAATCGCAACAGGAATCCTGTTCGCCTACGCACCAGGCAGCCAGATGCTCTGGGCAGGCAGATGCTTTATCATCGGCACCTTCCTGTTCTCCGGTTCATTATACCTGCTCACTGCCATGAAAGCGACACAAACCGTTGGACTCAACGGAATAGGTATCATCACACCTATTGGAGGCGTATTCTTCATCGTAGGATGGGTACTACTGCTATTATCAGTTTTAAAAATTAAAGCATAA
- a CDS encoding S9 family peptidase, with the protein MSKFIRVLILCLCCGNFLFAQSDITGKWYGVLNANQERVRLMINLQQTNTGITGILAFPDRATEAKRFDSASYKNGILFLQIKENDIVYIARFSPKKDSLSGRFLWGNIDDNLVLTHRETKYEDLHPRPQEPKTPYPYYKEEVSFRNDYDSVRLTGTFVRPAGAMGEEPVVVMIPGFGKLNRDNEVARHKMFLVMADYFAKHGIASLRYDTRGVGGSGGDADSVDIHTVARDAAAAVKYLRTRKDIDIHSLGLLGHGEGATAAQIVAADNPAIAFVVSMAGMGVSGREMLDQMMIGQGRANNEPDNIILSRVQQMKPVFDAWALDTSYEASKALATRALENVYDSLPAKYKSVVNKEQFTHEVSVSPEMLSILRYKPLSYLKRVKCPFMAINGNNDHNVDADTNLKAMERALTENGNMMVTIRKFAGLNYRFQPCKTCTEAEYAELDETIDPLVPEFITHWILQLPPVGR; encoded by the coding sequence ATGAGTAAATTTATTCGGGTGTTGATTTTATGCCTGTGCTGCGGCAACTTCCTCTTCGCCCAGTCAGACATTACCGGGAAATGGTACGGCGTACTGAACGCTAACCAGGAAAGAGTGCGCTTGATGATAAACCTGCAACAAACCAATACAGGCATCACCGGTATATTGGCATTCCCGGATAGAGCCACAGAGGCAAAACGCTTTGATTCTGCCAGCTATAAAAATGGCATACTGTTCCTGCAGATTAAAGAGAATGATATTGTTTATATCGCCAGATTCTCCCCTAAAAAAGATTCTTTGTCAGGTCGTTTCCTCTGGGGAAATATCGATGATAACCTGGTACTTACCCACAGGGAAACAAAATATGAAGACCTGCACCCACGCCCGCAGGAACCTAAAACCCCGTATCCTTACTATAAGGAAGAAGTTTCTTTCCGTAACGACTACGACAGCGTACGACTTACCGGTACTTTTGTACGCCCCGCCGGCGCCATGGGCGAAGAGCCTGTTGTCGTAATGATCCCAGGTTTCGGAAAACTGAATAGAGATAATGAAGTAGCCCGGCATAAAATGTTCCTGGTAATGGCTGATTACTTTGCCAAACACGGTATCGCCAGCCTGCGTTACGATACCCGTGGGGTAGGCGGCTCCGGTGGAGATGCCGACAGCGTGGATATCCACACCGTGGCCAGAGATGCCGCCGCTGCTGTGAAATACCTCAGAACACGTAAAGATATAGACATACATTCACTCGGCCTGCTGGGCCACGGAGAAGGTGCTACCGCAGCACAAATTGTAGCGGCAGACAATCCGGCGATAGCTTTTGTCGTTTCTATGGCAGGAATGGGTGTGAGTGGACGGGAAATGTTAGATCAGATGATGATAGGACAGGGGAGAGCAAATAATGAACCCGACAACATCATCCTGTCACGTGTACAACAGATGAAACCAGTATTCGATGCCTGGGCGCTGGATACATCCTACGAGGCCAGCAAGGCGCTCGCAACAAGGGCACTGGAGAACGTTTATGATTCACTACCAGCAAAGTATAAGTCAGTTGTAAATAAAGAACAATTTACACATGAAGTGAGCGTAAGTCCGGAAATGTTATCTATCTTACGTTATAAACCACTGTCATACCTGAAACGCGTTAAGTGTCCGTTTATGGCAATTAATGGCAACAACGATCACAATGTAGATGCAGATACCAATCTGAAAGCAATGGAACGTGCGTTGACAGAGAACGGCAACATGATGGTAACAATCCGTAAGTTTGCAGGATTGAATTACCGCTTCCAGCCTTGTAAAACCTGTACTGAAGCAGAATACGCAGAGCTGGATGAAACCATTGACCCCCTGGTACCGGAATTTATAACGCACTGGATATTACAGTTGCCGCCGGTGGGCAGGTAG
- a CDS encoding DNA translocase FtsK yields MSKNKLKTEKPESKKAKAAPAPNPEVLKKDKEPEIKVKELVKDERTHKVLGVFFLLLSLYCFIAFTSYLFSWEEDFDKVNRYSARELFFGDVKVDNLLGRLGAFVSHGFFYNGFGIASYLFCYFFFIVGVNFIVGRRVFRIWRNVKYILFGLLFIAMSTSFLSFGSEFPWGGAVGDALNHWATGFVGKTGTALFLLVTGLAWLIWKFNFDFKWPERKPKPPKPAPVPAAAPAAPVASPVTSPVAEKPVEKQPVSNAPSSKANGLREEGGVMVIPPHEEEEEELPPMHLVEKEDVTVIPAHAPVHIPLTVNTPMPEPEEDDVLYQDEEDAAAAGPMLYIDDTLEVPQEIPLSPASTAPTSSPAKKNNQQEVAFEIKPTYNDEEDEVEDQAPVRNNVSVDPFDPALDLSNYKFPGLDLLENHNADKVIVQDTGELEKNKNQIIDTLKNYDISIQKISATVGPTVTLYEIVPAAGVRISRIKNLEDDIALSLSALGIRIIAPIPGKGTIGIEVPNVKKSIVSLKNLLASEKFQNSTMDLPIAIGKKIDNENFIADLAKMPHLLMAGATGQGKSVGINTLLVSLLYKKHPSQLKFVLVDPKKVELSLYKLIEKHFLAKLPGEDDAIITDTKKVIHTLNALCIEMDLRYDLLKEAGTRNIREYNAKFTQRRLNPQKGHRYLPFIVLVVDEFADLIMTAGKEVEMPIARLAQLARAVGIHLIIATQRPSVNIITGTIKANFPARIAFKVSSKIDSRTILDIGGAEQLIGQGDMLVSFNGELVRLQCAFVDTPEVESVAEFIGNQKGYPDAFLLPEYVDEKDAESREFSLSDRDPLFEEAAQVIVQTQQGSTSLLQRRMKLGYNRAGRLMDQLEAAGIVGPNMGSKAREVLVKTDSELQEILDML; encoded by the coding sequence ATGTCCAAGAATAAACTGAAAACCGAAAAACCAGAGAGTAAAAAAGCGAAAGCTGCACCAGCCCCCAATCCTGAAGTATTGAAGAAAGACAAGGAGCCAGAGATAAAGGTAAAGGAGCTGGTGAAAGATGAACGCACCCATAAAGTATTGGGCGTGTTTTTCCTTTTGCTGTCACTATATTGTTTTATTGCATTCACATCATATCTGTTCAGTTGGGAAGAAGATTTTGATAAGGTTAACCGTTATTCTGCCAGAGAGTTATTTTTTGGAGATGTTAAAGTAGATAACCTCCTGGGTCGCCTCGGCGCCTTTGTTTCACATGGGTTTTTCTACAATGGTTTTGGTATTGCCTCCTACCTGTTTTGCTATTTCTTTTTCATCGTAGGCGTAAATTTTATCGTTGGCCGCCGCGTATTTCGTATATGGCGCAACGTGAAATATATCCTCTTCGGACTGCTGTTTATTGCTATGTCCACCTCTTTCCTGTCTTTCGGCTCCGAATTCCCATGGGGTGGCGCCGTAGGGGATGCCCTCAACCACTGGGCTACCGGGTTTGTAGGAAAAACAGGTACCGCACTTTTCCTGCTGGTAACTGGTCTGGCATGGCTGATCTGGAAATTTAATTTCGATTTCAAATGGCCGGAAAGAAAGCCTAAACCGCCTAAACCTGCGCCTGTACCTGCTGCGGCACCTGCCGCACCGGTGGCATCGCCGGTAACTTCGCCAGTTGCTGAAAAGCCTGTCGAAAAGCAGCCTGTATCCAACGCGCCTTCCAGTAAGGCCAACGGCCTCCGCGAAGAGGGTGGCGTAATGGTCATCCCGCCACATGAGGAAGAAGAAGAGGAACTGCCACCCATGCACCTGGTCGAGAAAGAGGATGTGACCGTCATCCCTGCCCATGCACCTGTGCATATTCCTCTGACAGTAAATACGCCGATGCCGGAACCGGAAGAAGATGATGTCCTCTATCAGGATGAAGAAGATGCCGCAGCCGCCGGGCCGATGTTATATATAGACGATACACTGGAGGTGCCGCAGGAAATCCCGTTATCTCCGGCATCCACTGCACCAACGTCTTCTCCTGCAAAGAAAAATAATCAGCAGGAAGTCGCCTTCGAAATAAAACCTACCTACAATGATGAGGAAGATGAGGTGGAAGACCAGGCGCCTGTCCGCAATAATGTAAGCGTAGATCCTTTCGATCCTGCCCTGGACCTCAGTAACTATAAGTTCCCTGGCCTAGATCTCCTGGAAAATCATAACGCGGATAAAGTCATTGTGCAGGATACTGGTGAACTGGAGAAAAACAAAAACCAGATCATCGATACCCTGAAGAACTACGATATCAGCATTCAGAAAATCAGTGCTACCGTAGGTCCGACAGTTACTTTATACGAAATTGTTCCGGCTGCGGGTGTGCGTATCTCCCGTATTAAAAACCTGGAAGATGATATCGCGCTGAGCTTGTCTGCCCTGGGGATACGTATTATTGCGCCTATTCCGGGTAAAGGAACCATCGGTATCGAGGTACCAAATGTTAAAAAATCGATCGTTTCGCTTAAAAACCTGCTGGCCTCTGAGAAATTCCAGAACAGCACCATGGATCTTCCTATAGCCATTGGTAAAAAGATCGATAACGAAAACTTTATTGCTGACCTCGCTAAAATGCCCCACCTGTTGATGGCGGGTGCTACCGGTCAGGGTAAATCTGTCGGTATTAATACATTACTGGTATCTCTCCTTTATAAAAAGCATCCTTCTCAGCTGAAGTTTGTATTGGTGGATCCAAAAAAGGTGGAACTCTCCCTGTATAAACTGATAGAAAAGCATTTTCTGGCCAAATTACCAGGGGAAGATGATGCCATTATCACAGATACCAAGAAGGTTATTCACACCCTGAACGCCCTCTGTATTGAAATGGACCTGCGTTACGACCTGCTGAAAGAGGCCGGTACACGTAATATCCGTGAGTATAACGCCAAGTTCACCCAGCGCAGACTGAATCCGCAGAAAGGACATCGTTACCTGCCATTCATCGTATTGGTGGTGGATGAGTTCGCTGATCTGATCATGACAGCTGGTAAGGAAGTGGAAATGCCTATAGCGCGACTGGCCCAGCTGGCGCGTGCGGTGGGTATTCACCTGATCATTGCCACGCAGCGCCCGTCCGTAAATATTATTACCGGTACCATCAAGGCCAACTTCCCGGCACGTATCGCCTTTAAGGTATCTTCCAAAATAGATTCCCGTACCATCCTGGATATCGGCGGTGCCGAGCAGCTGATCGGGCAGGGGGATATGCTGGTATCCTTCAACGGAGAGCTGGTAAGGCTGCAATGCGCCTTTGTGGATACGCCGGAGGTGGAAAGTGTGGCAGAGTTTATCGGCAACCAGAAAGGATACCCGGACGCGTTCCTGTTACCGGAATATGTAGATGAAAAAGATGCGGAAAGCAGGGAATTCAGTCTCAGCGACCGCGACCCGTTATTTGAGGAGGCTGCACAGGTAATCGTTCAAACCCAGCAGGGGTCTACTTCTTTGCTGCAGCGCCGTATGAAACTGGGCTACAACAGGGCAGGAAGGCTGATGGATCAGCTGGAAGCCGCTGGCATCGTAGGTCCTAATATGGGAAGTAAGGCAAGAGAGGTATTGGTAAAAACCGATTCCGAATTGCAGGAAATCCTGGATATGCTATAA
- a CDS encoding outer membrane lipoprotein carrier protein LolA, whose protein sequence is MKKFVLTGMLLSGIVFSGMAQGKQANDPKAKTILDGVSAKFKTLKSVTANFVLKVEGANNSVTESKKGTVSMKGPKYKVSMEGQEIISDNKTSWTYAKDVNEVTINNVDQSSGAITPAKLFTNFYDKDFLYRLNPETTEKGKVLENIEMTPTDKSKNIFKVIVSVDKKAQNIAKMKVFEKNGNHYTYEITNFTPNAPVTDATFIFDAKKYPGVEVVDLR, encoded by the coding sequence ATGAAGAAATTTGTATTAACGGGGATGTTATTGAGTGGTATTGTTTTCAGCGGCATGGCGCAGGGAAAGCAGGCGAATGACCCTAAAGCGAAGACTATCCTGGATGGCGTAAGCGCTAAATTTAAGACCCTGAAATCCGTAACCGCCAATTTTGTACTGAAAGTGGAAGGTGCCAATAACAGCGTGACGGAGTCCAAGAAAGGCACCGTATCCATGAAAGGCCCTAAGTACAAAGTGTCCATGGAAGGTCAGGAGATCATCAGCGACAACAAAACTTCCTGGACATACGCAAAAGATGTTAACGAGGTAACAATCAACAATGTAGACCAGAGCAGCGGTGCTATCACACCTGCCAAACTGTTCACCAATTTCTATGATAAAGACTTCCTGTACCGCCTCAACCCTGAAACAACTGAAAAGGGTAAGGTGTTAGAGAATATTGAAATGACGCCTACAGATAAGTCCAAGAATATATTTAAAGTGATCGTTTCAGTGGATAAAAAAGCCCAGAATATCGCAAAAATGAAGGTTTTTGAGAAAAACGGGAACCATTACACCTACGAAATCACTAATTTCACCCCCAATGCTCCTGTAACAGATGCTACTTTCATCTTTGATGCCAAGAAGTATCCCGGAGTAGAGGTGGTAGACCTGAGGTAA
- the lpdA gene encoding dihydrolipoyl dehydrogenase: MAYDVIVIGSGPGGYVAAIRASQLGFKTAIVERENLGGICLNWGCIPTKALLKSAQVMEYFQHSTDYGITVGDTKVDFPAVIKRSRGVADKMSRGVQFLMKKNKIDVLMGNGKVKAKGQVEVTDKDGKATVYDAKHIILATGARARELPNLKIDGKKVIGYREALVLPELPKSMIVVGSGAIGVEFAYFYATMGTKVTIVEFMPRIVPVEDEDISKELEKIYKKKGIDIMTNASVESVEAAGNGVKAKVKTATGEITLEADVVLSAVGIAANIENIGLESVGVKTDKGRVTVDKYYNTNVPGIYAIGDMVPGQALAHVASKEAIVCVEAIAYNEKKYAHKPATIDYMNIPGCTYCAPEVASVGYTEKAAKEAGYEVKVGKFPFSASGKATAAGATEGFVKVIFDAKYGEWLGTHMIGANVTEIIAETVVARKLETTYQEVLDSIHPHPTMSESVKDAIEVAYGEAIHL, encoded by the coding sequence ATGGCATACGACGTAATCGTAATTGGTAGTGGGCCCGGCGGATATGTGGCTGCTATCCGTGCATCGCAGCTGGGATTTAAAACCGCTATCGTGGAAAGAGAAAACCTGGGTGGTATCTGTTTAAACTGGGGCTGTATTCCTACTAAAGCATTATTAAAATCTGCACAGGTAATGGAATACTTCCAGCATTCTACAGACTATGGTATCACTGTTGGTGACACCAAGGTTGATTTCCCGGCAGTTATCAAACGTAGTCGTGGCGTTGCTGATAAAATGAGCAGGGGCGTACAGTTCCTGATGAAGAAAAATAAGATTGATGTGTTGATGGGCAATGGTAAAGTAAAAGCCAAAGGCCAGGTAGAAGTTACCGATAAAGACGGTAAAGCTACTGTATACGATGCTAAACACATCATCCTGGCAACAGGTGCACGTGCACGTGAACTGCCAAACCTGAAGATCGATGGTAAAAAGGTAATCGGTTACCGCGAAGCGCTGGTACTGCCTGAACTGCCTAAATCCATGATCGTTGTAGGTTCTGGTGCAATCGGGGTAGAATTTGCTTATTTCTACGCTACCATGGGTACTAAAGTAACTATCGTTGAATTCATGCCTCGCATCGTTCCGGTAGAAGACGAAGATATCTCCAAAGAACTGGAAAAAATCTACAAAAAGAAAGGTATCGATATCATGACCAACGCTTCCGTTGAGTCTGTAGAAGCTGCAGGCAACGGTGTTAAAGCAAAGGTTAAAACCGCTACCGGCGAAATTACCCTTGAAGCTGATGTGGTACTGAGCGCTGTAGGTATCGCTGCCAACATCGAAAACATCGGTCTGGAATCAGTAGGTGTTAAAACCGATAAAGGCCGCGTAACTGTTGATAAATACTACAACACTAACGTTCCTGGTATCTACGCTATCGGCGACATGGTTCCTGGTCAGGCACTGGCACACGTTGCTTCCAAAGAAGCGATCGTTTGCGTGGAAGCTATCGCTTACAACGAGAAGAAATACGCACACAAACCAGCTACCATCGACTATATGAACATCCCAGGCTGTACTTATTGCGCGCCTGAAGTTGCTTCTGTTGGTTACACCGAGAAAGCTGCTAAAGAAGCAGGTTACGAAGTGAAAGTTGGTAAATTCCCATTCTCTGCTTCCGGTAAAGCTACCGCTGCAGGTGCTACTGAAGGTTTCGTAAAAGTTATCTTCGACGCTAAATACGGCGAATGGCTGGGTACCCACATGATCGGTGCTAACGTTACCGAAATCATCGCGGAAACCGTAGTTGCCCGTAAACTCGAAACTACTTACCAGGAAGTGCTGGATTCTATCCACCCTCACCCTACTATGAGCGAATCTGTAAAAGATGCGATCGAAGTAGCTTACGGCGAAGCAATCCACCTGTAA